One Lacunisphaera limnophila DNA window includes the following coding sequences:
- a CDS encoding MaoC family dehydratase produces MLHFEDLKVGEKFNTAEHTVTAEEIIAFGRQYDPQPFHTDAEAAKGTLFGQLVASGWHTAAVSMGLMVRGEMGLDGGVIGQGIEGLRWPRPVKPGDRLRVVMEVAGLEPHPVRAAFGQLRLSCRTLNQDGKAVQEMTANLLVARRPA; encoded by the coding sequence ATGCTGCATTTCGAAGATCTGAAGGTCGGGGAGAAATTTAATACGGCGGAGCACACCGTGACGGCGGAGGAGATCATCGCGTTCGGCCGGCAATACGATCCGCAGCCGTTTCACACGGATGCCGAGGCCGCGAAGGGGACGCTCTTCGGCCAGCTCGTCGCCAGCGGCTGGCACACGGCGGCGGTCAGCATGGGGTTGATGGTGCGCGGCGAGATGGGGCTCGACGGCGGGGTGATCGGCCAGGGAATCGAGGGGTTGCGCTGGCCCCGCCCGGTCAAGCCGGGGGATCGCCTCCGCGTCGTGATGGAGGTGGCCGGACTCGAGCCGCATCCGGTGCGCGCGGCGTTCGGGCAGCTGCGGCTGTCGTGCCGCACCCTCAACCAGGACGGCAAGGCCGTTCAGGAGATGACGGCCAACCTGCTGGTGGCGCGGCGGCCCGCCTGA